A region of Terriglobales bacterium DNA encodes the following proteins:
- a CDS encoding DinB family protein, whose product MTISDLLLPEFDVEMKKTRTTLERIPHKPDFKPHAKSMPMGKLAPHVAQLTGFGLGILTTPEVDFSKGNYKPLPFESAAQLVKVLDEGAAKVRSALAGLPDEAWKENWRLAWQGKTIFEGQRFLAYREMFLNHLVHHRAQLGVYLRLNEQPVPAIYGPSADDTMGF is encoded by the coding sequence ATGACGATCAGTGACCTGCTACTGCCGGAATTTGATGTAGAGATGAAGAAGACGCGCACCACCCTGGAGCGCATTCCCCACAAGCCCGACTTCAAGCCGCATGCCAAGTCCATGCCCATGGGGAAGCTCGCGCCTCATGTGGCGCAGCTTACCGGCTTCGGGTTGGGCATCTTAACCACCCCAGAGGTGGATTTCTCCAAGGGCAACTACAAGCCGCTGCCGTTCGAGTCGGCTGCGCAACTGGTGAAAGTCCTCGATGAGGGCGCGGCCAAGGTTCGCAGCGCGCTCGCCGGCCTGCCCGACGAGGCATGGAAGGAGAACTGGCGGCTCGCCTGGCAGGGTAAGACGATCTTCGAAGGGCAACGCTTTCTCGCGTACCGGGAGATGTTTCTCAACCACCTGGTGCATCACCGCGCCCAGCTCGGTGTGTACCTGCGTCTGAACGAGCAACCGGTTCCGGCAATCTATGGGCCGTCGGCCGACGACACAATGGGATTTTGA
- a CDS encoding high-affinity nickel-transport family protein, whose protein sequence is MVSFFSIIALGFFLGMRHATDPDHVIAVTTIVSRQRSLASSAMVGVYWGIGHTLTIFAVGSAIILFGLVIPARVGLSMELSVGLMLILLGLMNVASFIRSIPSEPAHANGDSGAELAHSHHHAHGDYIHNHRHEHGPEAHPHSVEQTPVAWLDRVWGKSALYRPLRPLVVGTVHGLAGSAAVALLVLATIRNAHWAMVYLLVFGVGTIAGMMLITMSIASGLRLLGSNRRFSGHLGLASGVLSLGFGTVLAYQVFVMNGLLTAHPQWMPR, encoded by the coding sequence ATGGTCAGCTTCTTTTCCATCATCGCACTGGGATTTTTTCTGGGGATGCGGCATGCGACCGACCCTGACCACGTCATTGCGGTCACAACCATTGTGAGCCGGCAGCGCAGCCTGGCAAGTTCGGCCATGGTCGGAGTGTATTGGGGAATCGGTCACACGCTTACGATTTTCGCGGTGGGCAGCGCCATTATTCTCTTCGGCCTGGTCATTCCGGCGCGGGTGGGTTTGAGCATGGAGTTGTCGGTCGGGCTGATGCTGATCTTGCTGGGATTGATGAACGTGGCGAGTTTCATACGCTCAATTCCCTCGGAACCGGCACATGCGAACGGCGATTCTGGCGCGGAGTTGGCCCATTCGCATCACCACGCTCATGGGGATTACATTCACAACCATCGGCACGAACACGGGCCGGAGGCCCATCCCCACTCGGTTGAGCAGACGCCGGTGGCATGGCTGGACCGCGTGTGGGGAAAATCCGCGCTGTACCGGCCGTTGCGCCCGCTCGTTGTGGGGACGGTGCACGGTCTGGCGGGTTCGGCGGCGGTAGCCCTCCTGGTGCTGGCGACGATTCGGAACGCGCACTGGGCGATGGTTTACCTGCTGGTTTTTGGAGTGGGCACCATCGCCGGCATGATGCTGATTACCATGAGCATTGCGTCGGGCCTTCGATTGCTCGGGAGCAACCGCCGCTTTTCGGGCCACTTGGGATTGGCTTCAGGGGTGCTCAGCCTCGGCTTTGGGACCGTGCTGGCGTATCAGGTCTTCGTTATGAATGGCCTGCTGACCGCGCATCCGCAGTGGATGCCGCGGTAG
- a CDS encoding peroxiredoxin — MSTDVATPNTTRIPRINEPAPDFEAKSTHGVIRLSDYTSKGKWVLLFSHPADFTPVCTTEFIEFTRRNPDFEKRNIQLIGNSVDSIYSHIAWVRNIEQHTGQKVPFPVIADLDQKVARAYGMVHEAVSDTAAVRAVFFIDPKGTIRALLYYPLQTGRNVDELLRVFEALQTTDANGVSTPANWRPGEPVIVPAPLTQADAEKRAAAKDGFEVTDWYLSRKKLAAAAD, encoded by the coding sequence ATGAGCACAGACGTAGCCACACCGAACACCACCAGGATTCCCCGTATTAACGAGCCGGCGCCTGACTTTGAAGCCAAGTCTACGCACGGCGTCATCCGCCTCAGCGACTATACATCCAAGGGCAAGTGGGTGCTGCTGTTTTCCCATCCTGCGGATTTCACCCCAGTCTGCACCACGGAATTCATCGAGTTCACCCGCCGCAACCCCGACTTCGAAAAGCGCAACATCCAGCTGATCGGCAACTCGGTGGACAGCATCTACTCGCACATCGCCTGGGTACGCAACATCGAGCAGCACACCGGGCAGAAGGTGCCATTCCCCGTGATCGCCGACCTCGACCAGAAGGTTGCGCGCGCTTACGGCATGGTGCACGAGGCGGTCAGCGACACCGCGGCTGTGCGTGCGGTTTTCTTCATTGACCCCAAGGGCACCATCCGCGCTCTGCTCTATTACCCGCTGCAGACCGGACGGAACGTTGACGAGTTGCTTCGCGTCTTCGAAGCTTTGCAGACCACTGACGCGAACGGCGTCTCAACGCCGGCGAATTGGCGTCCGGGCGAGCCGGTCATCGTGCCCGCACCGCTCACGCAAGCCGACGCCGAAAAACGCGCTGCAGCAAAAGACGGCTTCGAGGTCACCGACTGGTACTTGAGCCGGAAGAAACTCGCTGCCGCCGCCGACTAA
- a CDS encoding lipid-binding SYLF domain-containing protein yields MKKLMMLLVLLGMTTGLTSLTWADQSKVDAVDRLNAAANVLHEIMATPDKGVPAEVLDGAKCVAVIPHMIKGGLIFGAKHGRGVSTCRLPNGQWSAPAFFTITGGSWGAQIGAESVDLVMMIMNENGMKHLLQNKFQIGGEASAAAGPVGRHASAGIDYKASTEILTYSRAKGAFAGLDLGGSWITPDKDSTVAFYGRDYPTQALLEGQVPAPPEAKVFLAAVRGSKAEAKEVKPSGM; encoded by the coding sequence ATGAAAAAGTTGATGATGTTGCTGGTTTTGCTCGGCATGACCACCGGCCTGACAAGCCTGACGTGGGCCGACCAGAGCAAAGTTGATGCGGTTGACCGCCTGAACGCGGCCGCCAACGTGCTGCACGAGATAATGGCAACTCCGGACAAGGGCGTTCCGGCGGAAGTGCTCGATGGCGCGAAGTGCGTTGCTGTGATACCCCACATGATTAAAGGCGGACTGATTTTCGGCGCGAAGCACGGACGCGGCGTCTCTACTTGTCGCCTTCCCAACGGACAGTGGAGCGCGCCGGCGTTCTTCACCATCACCGGCGGGAGCTGGGGCGCGCAGATCGGCGCGGAATCCGTGGATCTGGTCATGATGATCATGAACGAGAACGGCATGAAGCACCTGCTGCAAAACAAATTCCAGATCGGCGGCGAAGCTTCGGCTGCAGCCGGACCGGTTGGACGTCATGCCTCGGCTGGTATTGACTACAAAGCCTCCACCGAGATCCTGACTTACTCCCGTGCCAAGGGAGCATTTGCCGGACTCGACCTGGGCGGCTCGTGGATCACGCCCGACAAAGATTCAACCGTGGCGTTCTACGGACGTGACTATCCGACGCAGGCCCTGCTGGAGGGCCAGGTACCAGCACCGCCAGAGGCCAAAGTTTTCCTGGCTGCAGTGCGCGGCTCCAAGGCAGAAGCCAAGGAAGTCAAGCCCAGCGGGATGTAA
- a CDS encoding ROK family protein — MPNFAIGVDLGGTNLRIAVVDEEGRLLEKVTLGTRVSLGRDQVIADMVTAIRSLTAKFRDLGTILGVGIGVPGIIDLETGMTRESPNLPGWSNYPVRDEIERGLNAPVILENDANAAALGEKWLGAARDVDDMCIFTLGTGVGGGIVLRGRIWHGMSGMAGELGHMTIDVNGPLCKCGNHGCVEVFASATAIVRMARELIDSGKAPQLARVAESEPEFSAKIVYNLAIQGDEPSRAIFRRMGASLGTGVGNMVNALNLPMFVIGGGVASAWDAFAPSMFAEMLKRSMVYAATAPAQLDRSGAQSLPATKLEGAAAQVGPQRYGKTTIVTRALLGSDAGLYGAARLPMMTSATSEDAEPAARRRA; from the coding sequence ATGCCTAACTTTGCCATTGGCGTGGATTTGGGCGGTACCAATCTGCGGATTGCGGTGGTGGATGAGGAAGGCCGCCTGCTTGAAAAGGTGACGCTGGGTACGCGCGTCAGCCTGGGGCGCGACCAGGTTATCGCCGATATGGTTACCGCCATACGCTCGCTCACGGCGAAGTTCCGCGACTTGGGCACCATTCTCGGAGTGGGCATCGGCGTCCCTGGAATCATTGATCTGGAAACCGGCATGACGCGCGAATCGCCCAACCTTCCGGGCTGGAGCAACTACCCTGTGCGCGACGAGATCGAACGGGGACTGAATGCGCCCGTAATTCTGGAGAACGATGCCAACGCTGCCGCCTTAGGTGAGAAGTGGCTGGGCGCCGCGCGCGACGTGGACGATATGTGCATCTTCACCCTGGGCACTGGCGTAGGTGGTGGCATCGTTCTGCGCGGGCGTATATGGCACGGCATGAGCGGAATGGCTGGAGAACTCGGGCACATGACGATTGACGTTAATGGCCCGCTTTGCAAGTGCGGAAATCACGGCTGCGTGGAGGTCTTCGCCTCAGCCACCGCGATTGTGCGCATGGCCCGTGAATTGATTGACAGCGGAAAGGCGCCGCAGCTGGCACGAGTGGCGGAATCGGAGCCCGAGTTCAGCGCCAAGATTGTTTACAACCTTGCGATCCAGGGGGATGAGCCGTCGCGGGCCATTTTCCGCCGCATGGGCGCCTCTCTGGGGACCGGCGTTGGAAACATGGTCAACGCGCTGAATCTGCCGATGTTCGTGATCGGGGGCGGTGTAGCCAGCGCGTGGGACGCATTCGCTCCCAGTATGTTTGCAGAGATGCTGAAACGCAGCATGGTGTATGCAGCAACTGCACCCGCCCAGCTTGATCGTAGCGGAGCCCAATCGCTTCCGGCAACGAAGCTGGAAGGCGCGGCGGCGCAGGTGGGTCCGCAGCGCTACGGCAAAACCACGATCGTTACCCGCGCACTACTCGGGAGCGATGCTGGTCTGTACGGCGCAGCTCGACTGCCCATGATGACCTCCGCTACTTCCGAGGATGCTGAACCGGCAGCACGACGGCGGGCCTGA
- a CDS encoding pseudouridine synthase: MPSERLQKIIAAAGIASRRKAEELITSGQVAVNGQIVSELGSKADPETDHIRVKGRLLRGPERHVYLLLNKPKGFVTTVTDPEGRPTVMDLLRKVHARVYPVGRLDYASEGLLLLTNDGELANMLTRAASHVPKTYLVKVSGKPSNESLSRLRSGVTLRGPGKRPVKTAPSKLRLVRDAPNPWYEITLTEGRNRQIRRMFEEIGHHVEKIKRVRYGPLELDVEPGQFRPLARPEIERLRNSVRTAAPA, encoded by the coding sequence ATGCCTTCGGAACGTCTGCAAAAGATAATCGCCGCCGCTGGAATCGCCTCCCGCCGCAAAGCTGAGGAGCTCATCACCTCCGGCCAGGTCGCGGTGAACGGGCAGATCGTCAGCGAGCTCGGCTCCAAGGCCGATCCGGAGACCGACCATATCCGCGTCAAGGGAAGACTTCTCCGCGGGCCCGAGCGCCACGTCTACCTGCTGCTCAACAAACCAAAAGGATTCGTGACCACCGTCACCGATCCTGAGGGCCGGCCCACCGTGATGGACCTCTTGCGAAAAGTACACGCGAGGGTTTATCCGGTCGGCCGTCTGGATTATGCCAGTGAAGGATTACTGTTGCTGACCAACGACGGCGAGCTCGCGAATATGCTCACCCGCGCCGCCTCGCACGTGCCAAAAACATATTTGGTGAAAGTGAGCGGCAAACCGAGCAATGAAAGTCTTTCCCGTTTGCGTTCCGGAGTGACCCTTCGCGGGCCCGGCAAGCGCCCGGTTAAAACTGCCCCTTCCAAGCTGCGCCTGGTGCGGGACGCTCCCAATCCCTGGTATGAGATTACGCTGACGGAAGGTCGCAACCGCCAGATCCGCCGCATGTTCGAGGAAATCGGTCACCACGTCGAAAAGATCAAGCGGGTGCGCTATGGACCACTCGAGCTCGACGTCGAGCCAGGCCAATTCCGTCCACTTGCCAGGCCGGAGATCGAGCGCTTGAGAAATTCCGTTCGCACCGCAGCGCCTGCTTGA
- the scpB gene encoding SMC-Scp complex subunit ScpB, protein MGLKTKVEAIIYAADEPVSLEHIATQLRGAVPLVDGAEPTDAHIKSAVRAAIEELVVEYASAERAMEVRQVAGGYRMATKPEHHDVVRAFAKSLKPPVRLSLQSLETLAVIAYKQPITIPEISEIRGVDSSGVIATLLDRKLVTTAGRKAVIGRPILYKTTREFLLRFGLRDINELPSMEEFEKLAGEALGLDTATAEGSGATGGGIADATGVPEIPEEASEVESQAELGTALEGENPEAKSAPAFDDDLILSDLAEQATPILS, encoded by the coding sequence ATGGGCCTGAAAACAAAAGTCGAAGCCATCATTTACGCGGCTGACGAACCCGTCAGCCTGGAGCATATCGCTACTCAACTACGTGGAGCCGTGCCGCTGGTGGATGGAGCTGAGCCCACTGATGCTCATATTAAGTCCGCAGTTCGCGCAGCTATCGAGGAACTGGTGGTGGAGTACGCCTCCGCCGAGCGCGCTATGGAAGTCCGCCAGGTTGCCGGTGGATACCGCATGGCCACCAAGCCTGAGCACCACGACGTGGTCCGCGCCTTCGCCAAGAGTTTAAAGCCGCCGGTGCGGCTCTCGCTGCAGTCGCTCGAGACCTTGGCGGTAATCGCCTACAAACAGCCAATCACAATACCTGAGATCAGCGAGATTCGTGGCGTGGATTCCAGCGGCGTTATCGCCACCCTGCTCGATCGCAAGCTGGTAACTACCGCCGGACGCAAGGCCGTCATCGGCCGTCCGATTCTTTATAAGACCACGCGGGAGTTCCTGCTGCGCTTCGGATTGCGTGACATCAACGAACTTCCGAGTATGGAAGAGTTTGAGAAACTGGCGGGCGAAGCCTTGGGTCTGGATACCGCGACTGCCGAAGGCAGTGGCGCCACGGGCGGAGGAATTGCCGACGCGACCGGCGTTCCCGAAATTCCCGAAGAAGCATCCGAGGTCGAATCGCAGGCAGAACTCGGCACTGCCTTGGAAGGCGAAAATCCGGAGGCAAAATCGGCGCCAGCTTTTGACGACGATTTGATCTTGTCCGACCTAGCCGAGCAAGCGACGCCGATCCTCAGCTAA
- a CDS encoding segregation/condensation protein A, producing MSEGQKLELASSQPTAPPSPPAAKKQSDSPFSVTVGEIYDGPLDLLLDLIRKQDIDIYDIPIARITAQYLTYVERIRQLDVNIAADFIYMASVLIHIKSKTLLPRDPDAPADAQDDPRIELVNRLLEHEKFKTAAQMLLQKQQIEDAALTNPALKDFIDAEGTEPELAADVIDLVRTFQQILSRAKSKPMLQVDEETVTVGQMIDFLRRRLALEERPVRLKQLLRSLNTRQALICMFLALLELVRLQAIQVKQEHHFGDVLVRKHIEFDSIMNAQSAVRDDWR from the coding sequence ATGTCCGAAGGACAAAAACTCGAACTCGCCTCGTCGCAACCGACTGCTCCTCCATCCCCGCCCGCAGCAAAGAAACAGAGCGACTCGCCTTTCTCGGTTACAGTCGGCGAAATTTACGATGGACCGCTCGATCTGCTGCTCGATCTGATCCGCAAGCAGGATATAGATATCTACGACATTCCCATCGCCCGGATTACCGCCCAGTATTTGACGTATGTGGAGCGCATTCGCCAGCTCGACGTCAACATCGCAGCTGACTTTATCTACATGGCGTCGGTGCTTATTCACATCAAGTCGAAGACGCTGCTGCCACGTGATCCCGATGCGCCGGCCGATGCGCAGGACGATCCCCGGATCGAACTGGTGAATCGCCTACTGGAGCACGAGAAGTTCAAGACTGCGGCCCAGATGCTGCTCCAGAAACAGCAGATCGAAGATGCGGCGCTGACCAATCCGGCGCTGAAAGACTTTATTGACGCGGAGGGCACCGAGCCCGAGCTCGCCGCCGACGTGATTGACCTGGTACGTACTTTTCAGCAGATCCTCAGCCGCGCCAAGTCGAAACCCATGCTGCAGGTTGACGAAGAAACCGTCACCGTAGGCCAGATGATAGATTTTTTGCGACGCCGCCTGGCACTGGAAGAGCGGCCCGTTCGTCTTAAGCAGTTGCTGCGCAGCCTGAACACTCGTCAGGCGCTGATTTGCATGTTCCTCGCACTTTTAGAACTGGTACGCCTGCAAGCCATTCAGGTTAAGCAGGAGCACCACTTCGGCGACGTGCTGGTGCGCAAGCACATTGAGTTTGATTCCATCATGAACGCCCAGAGCGCGGTTCGCGATGACTGGAGATGA
- the trpS gene encoding tryptophan--tRNA ligase: MPPRLNHSRKPRILSGMRPTGKLHLGNFVGALDNWVRLQDDYDCFFFIADWHALTTDYADTSRLKENTLEVALDWLAAGLDPDRSTLFIQSHVPQHAELHLLLSMITPLGWLERVPSYKEQRDNIKEKDLGTYGFLGYPLLQSADILMYKADYVPVGEDQVPHVELTREVARRFNMFYSGKRTYVFPEPQPLLTPAAKLPGTDGRKMSKSYGNTILLTDPEPVVRQKLKTMVTDPARVRRSDPGNPDVCPVGDLHKIFSDPATMTKVDVGCRTAAIGCIECKSWAADALISVLNPIQQRRKKYEDNPRMAWDILEAGSTRARKSASATMDEVRDAMHLSLAYEPPARKASGDR, translated from the coding sequence ATGCCGCCGCGCCTGAACCATTCACGCAAACCCCGTATTCTGAGCGGCATGAGGCCAACGGGCAAGCTGCACCTCGGCAACTTCGTGGGCGCGCTGGATAACTGGGTACGGTTGCAGGACGACTACGATTGTTTCTTCTTCATCGCCGACTGGCACGCTCTCACCACCGATTACGCCGATACTTCCCGGCTGAAGGAGAACACACTCGAAGTAGCTCTCGACTGGCTGGCTGCGGGCTTGGATCCAGATCGTTCTACACTTTTTATTCAGTCGCATGTTCCCCAGCACGCCGAGCTGCACTTGCTGCTCTCGATGATTACCCCTTTGGGTTGGCTGGAACGGGTACCGAGTTACAAAGAGCAGCGCGACAATATCAAAGAGAAAGATCTTGGCACCTACGGATTCCTGGGGTATCCACTGCTGCAGTCGGCTGACATCCTGATGTACAAAGCGGATTACGTGCCCGTGGGAGAAGACCAGGTCCCACACGTCGAACTGACGCGTGAAGTGGCGCGGCGGTTCAACATGTTTTACAGCGGTAAGCGGACTTATGTTTTCCCCGAGCCCCAGCCGTTGCTCACTCCCGCAGCCAAACTGCCCGGAACTGACGGCCGCAAAATGTCGAAATCATACGGAAATACGATTCTGCTCACTGATCCTGAGCCGGTAGTGCGGCAGAAGCTCAAGACCATGGTCACCGATCCGGCCCGCGTCCGGCGAAGCGATCCCGGAAATCCTGACGTCTGCCCGGTGGGAGATTTGCACAAGATTTTCAGTGATCCGGCAACCATGACGAAAGTGGACGTGGGCTGCCGGACCGCTGCCATTGGCTGTATCGAATGTAAGAGTTGGGCGGCGGATGCACTGATTAGTGTGCTGAACCCGATCCAGCAACGCCGCAAAAAATACGAGGACAATCCGCGCATGGCATGGGATATTCTTGAGGCTGGCTCCACGCGGGCGCGCAAGTCCGCCTCCGCCACCATGGACGAAGTGCGCGATGCCATGCACCTGTCGCTCGCTTACGAGCCTCCCGCGCGTAAGGCCAGCGGCGACCGGTAG
- a CDS encoding site-2 protease family protein — protein sequence MTLQHVVIVFQVIVFLFAISVHESAHAFTAWRCGDPTAKMLGRVSLNPLRHIDPFGTIVLPLIAMLTHLPVIGWAKPTPVDPRNFKHEIRDDILTSIAGPISNFLVAGGAVLCLAVISLASPNNGRLIVHAIISPASTFGLPVNWNSPLVPISLLLYQAMIINVLLAVFNLIPVPPLDGSHVFRHILSESMRNIYDRMGILGLILLVALGGNILNRMMSPFIYLFESVLMRI from the coding sequence ATGACCCTTCAGCACGTTGTCATAGTCTTTCAGGTCATAGTGTTCCTGTTCGCGATTAGCGTGCACGAATCAGCGCACGCTTTCACCGCCTGGCGTTGCGGCGACCCAACGGCGAAGATGCTGGGGCGTGTCTCCCTGAATCCGCTGCGCCATATTGATCCTTTCGGGACCATCGTGCTGCCGCTGATCGCGATGCTGACTCATTTGCCGGTGATTGGCTGGGCCAAGCCTACGCCCGTTGACCCTCGGAATTTTAAGCACGAAATTCGCGACGACATTTTGACTTCAATTGCGGGGCCGATCAGCAATTTTCTGGTCGCAGGCGGCGCGGTGCTTTGCCTGGCGGTGATTTCGCTGGCTTCACCGAATAACGGGCGCCTGATCGTGCACGCCATAATCTCACCGGCTTCAACCTTCGGACTGCCAGTTAACTGGAATTCGCCACTGGTTCCTATTTCGCTTTTGCTCTACCAGGCAATGATCATTAACGTCCTGCTCGCGGTTTTCAACCTTATACCCGTTCCACCTCTCGACGGCAGCCACGTTTTTCGGCACATCCTCTCAGAGTCCATGCGCAACATTTATGATCGTATGGGAATCCTGGGACTGATTCTCTTGGTCGCGCTCGGCGGAAACATTCTGAACCGCATGATGTCGCCTTTCATTTATCTCTTCGAATCCGTCCTGATGAGGATCTGA
- a CDS encoding acyltransferase, with product MPRYEYRNLAPQPVAEQAFLAWIQRLDEQFMNRDPNHRSEVVRDTLHQLYLGQPYDPGMAGSSSLAIQTLAHSFDPRNATLEPEYYGDVDPGRYAERKPLIWFWMMYDRSPVGLNHWLGFRVRAMLARHIFKRIGKNVKIFHGVEVSFGYNLTVEDNCTIHKYVLLDDRGEIIIREGSSISDYANVYSHAHDLNDGMIVNNQRTEIGPRARVTYHATVLSGVKVAEHGMVGSMGVASKNVEPYNVVAGIPAKTVKVKTIAPEEVKPSAERQ from the coding sequence ATGCCGCGTTATGAATATCGCAACCTTGCTCCCCAGCCCGTAGCTGAACAGGCTTTCCTGGCATGGATCCAGCGTCTGGACGAACAGTTCATGAATCGGGATCCTAACCACCGCTCTGAAGTGGTCCGCGATACTTTGCACCAGCTTTATCTTGGCCAGCCTTATGATCCGGGCATGGCCGGCAGTTCATCCCTCGCTATACAAACCCTGGCTCACTCTTTCGATCCGCGGAACGCGACCCTCGAGCCCGAGTATTACGGCGACGTTGATCCGGGTCGCTACGCTGAGCGCAAGCCGCTTATCTGGTTCTGGATGATGTACGACCGTTCACCCGTGGGCCTGAATCACTGGTTGGGATTCCGCGTCCGCGCCATGCTGGCCCGCCACATCTTCAAGCGGATCGGAAAAAACGTGAAGATCTTTCACGGCGTGGAGGTCTCATTCGGCTACAACCTTACCGTCGAGGACAACTGCACCATCCACAAATATGTGCTGCTCGACGATCGGGGCGAAATCATTATTCGCGAGGGATCGTCTATATCTGATTATGCCAATGTCTATTCGCACGCTCATGACCTGAACGACGGCATGATCGTGAACAATCAGCGCACCGAAATTGGCCCACGTGCTCGCGTGACTTATCACGCCACCGTGCTCAGCGGGGTCAAGGTGGCGGAGCATGGGATGGTGGGATCCATGGGCGTCGCGTCAAAAAACGTTGAGCCTTATAACGTGGTCGCGGGAATTCCCGCAAAGACCGTTAAGGTAAAGACCATCGCCCCAGAAGAAGTTAAGCCTTCAGCAGAGAGGCAATAA
- a CDS encoding APC family permease: protein MPTLARKLRVTDYFTLGFGAMVGVGWLVLMDDWLARGGPLGGILGFVIGGLLLLPVAYVYGQLVTAMPDAASEIAYTAKVFPPTVSYATGWMMLLAYFIVCPWEAVAIGRIAAYIFPQLDAFELYRVGEKPVYLPQLLLGLALIALLATLNYRGIRLSATFQNWTTFAVLGLFAVFVTFGAAHGSVSNFPPLFSHTPWISVLLVLQIVPYFMTGFESVGKAAEEASPEFRSRSFFRAMVTAITVAILFYAIVIAAVAYASPWKNLSGGFVTLIAFENALKSRWIVNVILTAALLSLVKCFNGNFIAASRLLFAMGRRGTVSASFGLVHPVNQTPANAVLGVATGTAAAMFLGQALLVPITEVGSVASAIGWMAACSAYFCMRPTMFRRTVAGIGALVALALVLMKILPFVPGHFSRYEWIACAGWVAVGVIMKRRGRAAQGKSVGSGKG from the coding sequence ATGCCGACACTCGCCCGCAAGTTGCGCGTCACCGACTATTTCACGCTGGGCTTCGGGGCCATGGTGGGCGTGGGCTGGCTGGTGCTGATGGACGATTGGCTGGCCCGGGGTGGGCCGCTGGGCGGCATCCTGGGATTCGTGATTGGTGGATTGTTGCTGTTGCCCGTAGCGTACGTATACGGACAATTGGTAACGGCCATGCCAGATGCCGCCAGCGAAATCGCATACACCGCGAAGGTATTTCCGCCGACGGTAAGCTATGCGACCGGCTGGATGATGCTGCTGGCGTACTTCATTGTGTGTCCGTGGGAGGCGGTGGCCATCGGGCGAATCGCGGCTTACATTTTCCCGCAGCTGGATGCTTTTGAGCTGTACCGGGTCGGAGAGAAGCCGGTCTACCTGCCGCAATTGCTATTGGGGCTGGCGCTCATTGCGCTTCTGGCGACATTAAATTATCGCGGCATCAGACTAAGCGCCACGTTTCAAAACTGGACGACCTTTGCGGTACTTGGCCTATTCGCGGTGTTCGTCACCTTCGGAGCCGCGCACGGATCAGTCAGCAACTTCCCACCCCTGTTCAGCCACACCCCATGGATTTCGGTGTTACTGGTCCTACAGATTGTTCCCTATTTTATGACGGGGTTCGAATCGGTGGGCAAAGCCGCGGAAGAGGCCAGCCCGGAGTTTCGCTCCCGCAGCTTCTTTCGCGCCATGGTAACGGCGATCACAGTGGCAATTTTGTTCTACGCAATTGTGATTGCCGCGGTGGCATACGCTTCGCCATGGAAGAACTTGTCAGGCGGATTCGTCACCCTGATCGCATTTGAGAACGCGTTAAAGTCGCGTTGGATCGTCAATGTGATTTTGACAGCCGCGCTGCTTTCATTGGTGAAATGCTTTAACGGGAATTTCATTGCTGCCAGCCGGCTGCTGTTCGCCATGGGACGGCGCGGCACGGTCAGTGCCAGTTTCGGTCTTGTGCACCCCGTAAACCAAACTCCGGCAAATGCGGTGCTAGGGGTGGCTACGGGCACGGCCGCCGCGATGTTCCTGGGACAAGCTCTTCTGGTCCCTATCACCGAAGTTGGTTCGGTTGCCTCGGCGATTGGCTGGATGGCCGCGTGCTCGGCATATTTCTGCATGCGTCCCACGATGTTCCGTCGTACAGTGGCCGGCATCGGCGCACTGGTGGCGCTGGCTTTGGTGTTGATGAAAATCCTGCCGTTCGTTCCCGGTCACTTCAGCAGGTATGAGTGGATTGCGTGCGCCGGGTGGGTAGCAGTTGGTGTAATCATGAAGCGGCGCGGGCGGGCAGCGCAGGGGAAGAGTGTGGGATCGGGAAAAGGGTAG